Sequence from the Opisthocomus hoazin isolate bOpiHoa1 chromosome 7, bOpiHoa1.hap1, whole genome shotgun sequence genome:
AGATCAAGTGACAGATCCCGAGACTCGTCCCATGAAAGAGCAGAATCTCAGCTCACTCCATGCATCAGGAATGTTACTTCACCAACAAGACAGTATCATTCTGGTGTGTTCAGATCTATAGCATTTCAGGATTAAAATTCTTAATTACTCTTTTGTTAAAAGGATACAATAAAGAGCATTATTGGTTGATGCCACATCATACAGATTTCTTACATGTGCCGTGGGCTGGGAGTACCCGTTTTTGATAGGTCACAGATTTTTATTCAGTCTGCAGTGTGTGTTCCTACATGATGCACTTATTTAATTCAGATTCCGTGACTAAACGCTTTCCCTTTACTAGGAACGgttcagatatttaaaaatataggAAACGCTTTTTTTGAAGTGACAAAGCTTGGTTTGCTTCTTTGAACTATAGCACTAAACACCAGCTGTGATGCACGGCTTCGATATTATGTTGAATTGCTTTTTCAGTACTAGAATGCTAATTTTTTCTTGTAAAGGCTTTGGGGAGGTGAGGTGGCTGTGATGCCTAAGCAGTAGAAACTTCAGGATCTCATATATGGGCAGTTATTTTTGAAAGTTTCTGTAACTAGAATAGATTTAATTGGAGGAATTTATACTTAACTCTCCAAGTTGCCATGTTTTGTGCCTGGAAAGACATCAACAGCATGCTGCTCATGTAAATCTATAATttaatttcctgttttttctccttctacCTCATCCCCACTTAAGATCGAGAAAAAGATCACAGTTCATCTCGACCAAGCAGCCCTCGTCCTCAGAAGACTTCCCCTAACGGTTTCATTGTTAGCAtgggaaacagcagcagaaacagtaGCCAGTCAAGTTCAGATGGGAGCTGCAAGGCTAGTGGTGAAATGGTATTTGTATACGAAAATGGAAAAGAGGGAGCTCGGAATGTGAGAACTTCTGAACGAGTAACACTCATAGTGGATAACACCAGATTTGTTGTAGATCCTTCTGTCTTTACCGCACAACCTAATACAATGTTGGGCaggtttgtatcttttttttataaTCCCTAACTGTAGAAGAGAGCCAGAGATGTTTTGCAAGATATTAAAGCCATTTAAATAGCTGTTGAACCTTGTATTGCTACAGCTGATCTGCTAACATTTAATATTATCAGTTTACAAAGGTCTTTAAGTAAAAATCAGGTGTAACTTCTCTTCTGTATTTGGCAGAGATGCCAGTAGATGTCTATTACCTAGAGATGAAAGAGTTCAAAAGTAAAGTAACATTTCATGACGTACTCATTTCCTTCTATCTTGCTGAGCATTGCTTCTGTATTCAGTCTGCCTCGTTCCATCTCTTGTTCTCAAAGCTAGTTGCTTCATAAAACAAAGTAGTGCGTATAGATAGTTTCTTTCAAAATAACAAGGAAGAAAACCTTgaaggattttattttccttaatggGCCTAGCCTGGCAACACTCAAGTTCAGCACACTtatcttctgaaatgctttttggACAGAGGAGTGTCAATATAACAGAATGCCAGTATAACAGAGCAGAGCCTCTCAGCAGAGAGACATACCGCTCAAAATGGTCAGTAGTCGAATGAAAGTCCACAATATGTGTGTAATATTTTCTGTGGAAACTGTAATGAGCAACATGTTTAACATGTTTACTTGGCAGGAAaagattctgtacttgctcaaaTACTGGCTAGTTTTGTGTTGTCTAAATGTAGAGAGCACCACTTACAAACTTGCGgcaagaaagaaatgaagatttgTCTGTGTCACTTTAGATTTggctttttcattaaaatgtggCTATTTCTCAGCCCATAAGgatataataatatttaaaatacatatatttaatgCTATTTGCCACAGTACAGGTAATCAATATGATTAAACAATATCTGCTTTGTTTAAATCACCACTGTGTGGGATAAATAGTACCTAGGTTTCCTATTTTGTGAAAAGTTGGGGAAGAGTTACAGAGAAACCAAAAAATTTTTCCCTGTAAATTGTACAGGGAAATAAATAGAAGCAATAATTAATAGAATTAAATCATTGTAGGGCATTTGTATGTGTATAATACATGTATACATGTAAATATCCAGACGAACAAACTGGGAATGTATCAGTGTGAGGTTATGTGGTGAAATAGTTTCCTTTTCCATGCCCAGCCTCAGAGTAAGTGGTGCTGGCTAAtgcactagatttttttttttttttgtgtgtgtatgtgtggctgagttACTATCCCGTTGGGATTGTTCCAAGGAACAAGCTTATTTTATCATCTTCTAATTCAAAAGTAGGTTAATAAAGATACGGAAATACTGCTCTAAAATGCAAGTTATTTATAAACTCACTTTCCCCCAATGTCAGTTCACAGGACACTAAACAGGAACAACTTAGTATGTTCCGGGAAGTAAAGTAACTATAAAAAGAATGTATTCTTTGCCTTAAGCCTATATCCTGTTAGACTGCCATTTTCCTAAACATTATTTCTtggctggaagagtggtcagaaaACACATGTCAAATCATCAAGTGAAAAAGTTACTTTGTTCTTTGTTATAAATGCACGCAGTACACCAACTTTGGGTTGTGTGTATGAACAAAGCTTTGCCATCGGGGTATATctgtaaataaaacaaagagTAGATGGCAATACTTTTTGTAAGCATACGGTGTAATTCTGTATCAGAGGTGTGATTTAATAAGTCAGATGCTGTTTGGGACTTGTAGTTTTCTCCTTAATCTAACTTTCCTTGCATGCTAGCAGGGAGAAATACGGTGTATGTTCTACCCTTCAGTATGGGTATTTTCTATCCGAATGTTATTTTAACTTTTGAATTAACTAAATCTTTTAAATGAAATTGAGGTGAGTTGCTTGTACTTGAACACTTCTGTTTCTTAAACTACCTCAAATGTCTTTAAATAATGAGAATTCCACAACAAAACCTGTTCTTCTGCTACATTACCCCACAAATGCCAAAGACAACTTGTTTCACGTTCCACCCACCTTTGGCACTGGCAAGAAATGGCCTTGTCTAGCTTTTGTTTCGATCAAAGGATATTGGGAAGTTAAGATTGAAGAGTAAAACTAGAATTTCCTGAGTTACACTGCCCTGCTTTCTATTTTCTAGTAGTCTTGCTGCACATAAACTGAACAGTGTATATACATATGAGATAGAATAGACTGGTGTTTCCCTGCTATTTCAGTACaatttttgacattttatttatttacaaaaaaaaaaaatatcatagtAAGGAATTCTAACCAAATTGCTTTTATTCTTGAGCAGGATGTTTGGATCAGGCAGAGAACATAACTTTACACGTCCTAATGAGAAAGGAGAGTATGAAGTTGCTGAAGGAATTGGTTCCACTGTGTTCCGTGCTATTCTGGTGGGTTTTCAGAAGCAAGTACTGTCAGGACAAGCACTCTGAGTATTAAGAGGCCTAACTTCTTTATTTAGCCTTACTTGCATACCTGGACTTTGTGGATGGACTAAATACTGTTCTTCTGTATTGTTCTCTAGAGGGGGAAAAATCCTTGATATGGCAACACCCTGAGTGTTTCTAGCTGTGTGTGTGACTGCCAGGGAGAGAGAAAGCACGCATGACACGAGCCAAAAAACTATTGCCTGCCAGAAATTTGTTCACCTTCTCCTGTGCATCTGATTCACCTAGTTCAGATATATTCAGCCCTTCTTGTGCTGAAATTAGATGAAACAGAGTACTAGAAGTTAACTTACTGCGGGTGACAGGAGAAAAGCAAACTTTAGTCTGAGAAGAAAATGACCCCTTTTGTATTTCGTATCTACACAAAGAAGTAGAGCTGCCGTACTGCTTTGTCAGAAGAATTGGAATAGCAAAAGCTGAGTAAAGTATAGCTAAAAGGCGGTATACACACCCCACAATGATCAATATTAATGGTTTTCACTTAAATAACAATTTTAACCAGAGCTTACTGCTCTGAAAGCAGCTCAGAAAATTGATAAATTTGAGGACAATAAAATTCACAAAGTTTAACATATGTTGCTCTTTTACATCTTAGGGGGTTTGCTTGTGGAGAAAGCATCATAAATGAAATGGTGAAATGTTTTCTGTCAGTAAATGTTGAAGTGCATTGTGTTTTTTGTCTGCTACATTACTGTAGGATTACTACAGGACTGGAGTGATACGGTGTCCTGATGGGATATCTATTCCCGAATTGAGAGAAGCGTGTGACTATCTCTGTATCTCTTTTGAGTACAGTACTATTAAATGCAGAGATCTCAGTAAGTACacaatttattaaaataatttggattATACAGGCTACCTTAAGCAAATATATGGGAGAGGTTAATTCCAAATTGTATTCCTTACTGAGTTAAGGAAACATAGCTGACACTACATGAGGAAAATctagctttttttctctcttgtgtaATAAAGCCCCAAAAACAGTGGATGTATACCTTTTGAAAAAACAATGTTTCTGATGTTTCAGTACCTGGTATTCAGATATTCTTCTGCTGTGGTCAACTCTGCAGAATACTGCAAATGTAGAAACTCTGATGCATTTGCAGTACAGACACAGTAACATTACGCGGTATCTTTTTTGCAGAGGACAGGGACAGTTTATTCAGCTCCTTGCTTAAGAGAATTAAGCTGTGTTGCCAGCAAAAGTAGCGCAGCTTTTGCTGACAGTGTAGGGCACATcatggttcccggtgcatggtgTCTCTTCAGCTTGTTCCTTCCCTGAGCGCAGCTGAAGTTTTGGCCAATGTTTACATGACCTGGCTTGTGTCTCTGGTTCCATTGATCTCGGGGTGTTTGTGCAGCACCGAGCCCAGCGCGGGGCCAAGCTGTGGCATTCCAGCCGCGGGATCTGCTTGGGGCACCTGTGCCCTCACCGGCAGCACCATGACCTCACGGCACGTCGCCTGCTGAGTCACGCTGTCACTGCACTTTGGCCTTAGCAGAAGGATGTAGCAGCTCATGCTGAGGGTTTTGAGAGGCTTTGTttttaagctgctgctgatgaAAAGTGGGTTGCATGCTCTGCTCTTTCAGCAGCTGGcttaaataatgtttcttttaGGAAGCCCAAGAGGAGTCTTACACACAATTCCCAAATGTTAAGCAATAGTAAAACATGAAGGAGGTCTTCTCAAAGTCACTCCTCTGTCTGGCCAACATTATGTTAGTATCTGCAGGACAGCCCTAGTAATTTGAACTTCTGCTGTGGCTTCTGGTAAACATTTGAAAAAGTTCTGATCTTATGCAAATGCATAGACTAAGTGTCTCTACAGCTGTCTGCAGTCAATActacaaaataaacagaactgcTGTGTTTCTTATGCCTGCTTACATTTTTTTGCCAAGCTTTCAAATGTGCCTATGCTTaaaattttagaattatttttaatatttccaggTGCTCTCATGCATGAATTGTCAAATGATGGTGCTCGCAAACAATTTGAGTTTTATCTAGAAGAAATGATTCTCCCATTAATGGTAGCCAGCGCCCAAAGTGGTGAGAGGGAGTGCCACATTGTTGTGCTGACAGATGATGATGTTGTTGACTGGGATGAAGAGTACCCTCCACAAATGGGAGAGGAATATTCACAAAGTAAGTTTGTTTTCATTGTGTCCACTAAGCCATGCTATGGCAGGGGTAGCAATAGGTGTGACGATTTAACTTTTTTTGTACATAAGCACTGTTAGAAAAATCTTTACAACATCCCTTAATGCCTCACCAAAAAAACCTTAGTTTTCATAGTTCTGCGTAGTATTTTGCTTCACAGAAGTGTACATTGCATTTTACATTCAAACCTAATTGAAAAGAGAagctaattttttattattaaggTATTTTCAGTCAATGAGGGGGAACGAAATTCTTATTCAGAACGAGCTTGGTAAGAAAAATGGAGTCATATTTACTGTGGGAGAACAaccagaggggtttttttggggggaaaaaaatgtgtctgttAGTATTTGGGAAGTATAACAGTTTGGTGTATAGATGAGTTAAAGCTCCTGTGAATGGAATGACCTTCCCTGCATCAGTGCTGTCCTTGCAGCTGAAAAAGTTCCTTCAGTGTGAAAACTTGAAATTCAGGGTTCTGCGGGTGCATGTACAAGGTTGAGATACTCTTTGTACTTCAGTAGTATAAAATCTTCTTGGAAGTCTCTTCTAAGTATTacagttttgttgggttttttttctaaaaaacaaaacaccaacaaaaataaaacccttaCATTTTTGAAGGATGCAAACCTGCAGCTCTTCCTAAAGAAGGGAGGCTCGATGTGAATTTAGGTGAAATGTGGCTGTTCTAATGTAGGAACACAATTAGCTCAGGTTTCTAGGACCTTTATGTCTCAAAGATGTCAATTAAAAAGACCTCCCTACCCTAAGTAATTAGTTAGGCACACACTTGCCTTTTACATTTATACTTTTTGTGAAGAGTAGATTTGGATCTCTGCAGCTGTATGGAACTAACGGCCCCGGTCCCTTCTTTTAAGATTCCATAATCTAAATTTCAAAGATGTCCCTCTTCTTCTGCCTCACAAGTCTGGATTTTCTGAAACTGATTTGCAGGACTCTCTTGTATAATGGCAAGCAGAATGGAAAGGGTGgagtttttttttgtctgcaggaATTTaatcaaaaagggaaaaaaagagtcttttttttGTGGAGGTGGGGTTAGGAGCATATTGTGGTTTGCTCTATGAATTGTCTTACTGCATTCCTaaatccaacaacaacaaaaacctaagtgtataaaacagaataaattgaTACAGGAAAAAGATGTATGCCACCAACCCATTTCACAGTGCTGTCAGCTATCTTTCTCAAGAGTTCTTGAGTCTCTCCCCCTATTCTGAAATAGAAATACCAGAGTAAAGCAAAACAGTGAAAAAGATAAATCTTTGTGGTTTAAGACTAGAAGTTTAATCTTTGAATACAGCTTTTcctcattaaaatgtatttttagttaTTTACAGCACAAAGTTATACAGATTCTTCAAATACATTGAAAATCGAGATGTGGCCAAATCGGTTCTGAAGGAAAGGGGGCTCAAGAAGATCCGATTGGGCATTGAAGGTAAGGGAAGCATTGCTTGCACACTAACCTTTTGGGGAAGGTGGTCTGCTGCACTTCTCTGCTTTAGGAGTGCCtctgcagctgaagaaataaGGGTTGGTGTTGTCTTTCACGTTGACCTTAGATGATGAAATGGCCAGAGGCGGAGCGCCAACACCTGGTCCAGCTAGAAAAACTGATTACAGGCTCATGACTGGTCTACCAGATGTATCTAGCTGCTAGACTGTTCACAGAGTAACATAGGTGGTTTCTACTGACTTCTGACTTGCATCTCATGCCAGCTGCCCTGTAATTTTCACGCAACATCTTCTCTGTACTTTAGTTGAAGTAATGATATTTTTACAGCTTTGTATATTCTGTGCTTTGTCTGGTGTCATTTCAGGGCATGAAATGAAAAACTTCGTGCTAAGTTGCaagtaaatgttttctttcagggaATACAAAACTATCAAATGGATCATTGAAGTGCAAAGAAATATTAATGTGAAACAACCATCTTGTGAGTCAGGAGGCTGATATGTCAAATCTCAGCTCTGGCTTTGCAAAAGACAGCTGCATTAACTACTCTGATTTTTATTGTGAATATAAGAACTGGGTTTCTCTGCATTTCACTTGCCTTCAGATTGTTGacccaaatatttaaaaatccagCCTTTATAATTTGCAGGATTTCTGTCACTCACTCACTGAGTTGTCATAGTTACATTTGTAATTTGCCAGccaaaagcaaatgcttttaaCTGCTTGTGGTCtctaaaataagtaaataagcTTAGCTGAACAAGGTGTGAGCCTTCAGAGTGACGTGCCATTAAACTAAACAAGAACTGGTTTTGTGTGTAATGCTGGCTAACACCAGATTGTTTCTGCTGGTATGTCTTGTTTTAGACAAAGAACAAGTATTTGACTGAACTTTAATGCTAGTGCACTATAGTAATCTGTAACTTTTCTAGTCATGAAAATTATTGCTTAGGCAGAGGGGAGAGATCACTtgaacacagcaaaaccagaaatgaGAATTGGTCTAAAACGATATATTCTCATCATTTGGGGGAGCTGGGAGGAACGCGCTAGGATTCTGCTTGGGAACTTAAACCACAGCTCAGAGCAACACCGTTCTCCAAGATCTCCTTTCC
This genomic interval carries:
- the BTBD10 gene encoding BTB/POZ domain-containing protein 10 isoform X2, whose translation is MAGRPHPYDSNSSDPENWDRKLHNRPRKLCKHSSTSSRIAKGIEYTKMSLHGASGGHERSRDRRRSSDRSRDSSHERAESQLTPCIRNVTSPTRQYHSDREKDHSSSRPSSPRPQKTSPNGFIVSMGNSSRNSSQSSSDGSCKASGEMVFVYENGKEGARNVRTSERVTLIVDNTRFVVDPSVFTAQPNTMLGRMFGSGREHNFTRPNEKGEYEVAEGIGSTVFRAILDYYRTGVIRCPDGISIPELREACDYLCISFEYSTIKCRDLSALMHELSNDGARKQFEFYLEEMILPLMVASAQSGERECHIVVLTDDDVVDWDEEYPPQMGEEYSQIIYSTKLYRFFKYIENRDVAKSVLKERGLKKIRLGIEGYPTYKEKVKKRPGGRPEVIYNYVQRPFIRMSWEKEEGKSRHVDFQCVKSKSITNLAAAAADIPQDQLVVMHPTPQVDELDILPIHPPPNNSEMDTEGQNPPL
- the BTBD10 gene encoding BTB/POZ domain-containing protein 10 isoform X1, with protein sequence MPKDADLAFKAAFLEGTEFLCALISKLFPCFCVSSLIDTRGSTSSRIAKGIEYTKMSLHGASGGHERSRDRRRSSDRSRDSSHERAESQLTPCIRNVTSPTRQYHSDREKDHSSSRPSSPRPQKTSPNGFIVSMGNSSRNSSQSSSDGSCKASGEMVFVYENGKEGARNVRTSERVTLIVDNTRFVVDPSVFTAQPNTMLGRMFGSGREHNFTRPNEKGEYEVAEGIGSTVFRAILDYYRTGVIRCPDGISIPELREACDYLCISFEYSTIKCRDLSALMHELSNDGARKQFEFYLEEMILPLMVASAQSGERECHIVVLTDDDVVDWDEEYPPQMGEEYSQIIYSTKLYRFFKYIENRDVAKSVLKERGLKKIRLGIEGYPTYKEKVKKRPGGRPEVIYNYVQRPFIRMSWEKEEGKSRHVDFQCVKSKSITNLAAAAADIPQDQLVVMHPTPQVDELDILPIHPPPNNSEMDTEGQNPPL
- the BTBD10 gene encoding BTB/POZ domain-containing protein 10 isoform X3, whose protein sequence is MSLHGASGGHERSRDRRRSSDRSRDSSHERAESQLTPCIRNVTSPTRQYHSDREKDHSSSRPSSPRPQKTSPNGFIVSMGNSSRNSSQSSSDGSCKASGEMVFVYENGKEGARNVRTSERVTLIVDNTRFVVDPSVFTAQPNTMLGRMFGSGREHNFTRPNEKGEYEVAEGIGSTVFRAILDYYRTGVIRCPDGISIPELREACDYLCISFEYSTIKCRDLSALMHELSNDGARKQFEFYLEEMILPLMVASAQSGERECHIVVLTDDDVVDWDEEYPPQMGEEYSQIIYSTKLYRFFKYIENRDVAKSVLKERGLKKIRLGIEGYPTYKEKVKKRPGGRPEVIYNYVQRPFIRMSWEKEEGKSRHVDFQCVKSKSITNLAAAAADIPQDQLVVMHPTPQVDELDILPIHPPPNNSEMDTEGQNPPL